The DNA sequence AGTCGGCCAGCATGCCCAGTCGGCGGAACTGCCCGCGTTGGATGTCGATGAACTTGCGCGCCATTTCCGCGCTTTTCTCCCGGATCTTCACCGGATCACCGCCCTGGTCGCCCAGTTCCTTGACCACCTTGTGCTCGATGGGCAACCCATGGCAGTCCCATCCCGGGATCATCGGGACACGGAACCCGGCCATGTTGCGGGTCTTGGCCACCAGATCCTTGAGGGTGAAACTGAGCACATGCCCGATGTGCGCATCCCCGTTGGCAAACGGTGGTCCCAGATGGAAGATGAACGGCGGCGACCCGGCCCGCTTCTCCTGGATCTTTGCATACAAGCCGCTGCGTTCCCACAGGGCCAGCAGGTGGGGTTCACGCTTGGCCAGGTCCGCCTTCATGGGAAAGGCCGTTTCGGGAAGTTGCAGGGTGCTCTTGTAGTCCATGAAAGCCGCAAAGGGTAGGTTCCCCCGTTGCAAAGGTCAATCGCCCGGCTGAAAGGAAAAGATGCACCCTCCCGGGGCTTTTGCTAAACTCCCCCACATGAAATCCGCCCTCGATATCGCCATGGAACGCTTCGCCGGGGGAAACCCCACCCCGAAACTCACCGACGAACAGAAGCAAAAAATTCAGGAATTGAACAACTTCTACCAGGCCAAGATCGCCGAACGCGAAACCTTCCTCACCTCGCGCATCAAGGCGGCCGCCCAGGACGGCAACGCCAAGGAAGTGGAGGAACTCCAGGACCAACTTCGCCGCGACCTGGCCAATTTCCATGAGGAGCTCGAGGCCAAGAAGAAAAAAGTTTGGGACGGGGCTTGATCCAGCACAGCAAAGGGCGAAAAAGTTTCCAGTTCCTCCGTCCTCTGTCCTCTGCCCCACCCCCTGCCTTGCTCTGCTAACTTCGTTACCTTCTGTTTAAAAATCAACCCTGCTTCGACTTCACGAAATCGATCAACACGCGGTCATTGTCGCCTGCCGACCAGGCCAATCGGAGAAAATCCGCCAGATGAATCCCGTGCTGGCGGGCGAAAGCGCGGTCACCCCCGCAGCCATACATCAGGTCGGGGTTCATCTCACCGCGCAATTTGGCCCGCGCCTTGGCCATCAATCGTGGCAACCATTCGATCCCTTCCACCGCGTCGGTCTTGGCGGGCAGTTCCTCCATCCGGACCATGCCCCCGGTCTGTCGTCCTTTCAATTCCTGTAAAAAATAATCCCGCCGCACCGCCGTGATCAGCAGGCAGGTGGCAAAATCAGGTTCGTGGTATTTGACCGCATCCTCGACAAAGTCATAAAGCTCCTGGGCCGAACAGCCGATGCTTTCCAAAAACCGCACCTGTTCCCCACGGAAAATCTCCGGGGCCCCGCGCCTACCGGCAGCGTAGTGCTTCAATCCCTCCTCATAAATCTCCCGGAAAATCCTCGTCCAATCTGTGTCGCTCATCCCCTCATCCTACCCTTATCCCGCCCCCCATCAACCCCTCTGAACAAAATGCCTCCCCCCGCTTATTTCATGGGCAAAGCCGCTCCTTCCCCTAGGATGTCTCATGGACAAGAAACCTTTTTCCGAACTCGGGCTCTCGCCTGAAACCCTCAAAGCCGTCGAGAAAATGGGGTTCGAGGAGGCTTCCCCCATCCAGACCCTCACCATCCCGGTCCTGCTCTCCGGTTCCGACGTCGTCGGCCAATCCCAGACCGGCTCGGGCAAGACCGCCGCCTTCGCACTCCCCGCGATCGAATGCGTTGACCCCGCCATCCGCGCCCCCCAGGTCCTCATCCTCTGCCCCACCCGCGAACTGGCCGTCCAGGTCGCCGAGGAAGTGGCCAAACTCGCGATCTTCAAAAAAGACATCCGCGAACTCCCCATCTACGGTGGCCAGTCCTACGACCGACAGTTCCGCGGCCTCGAACAGGGAGCCCAGATCATCATCGGCACCCCCGGCCGTGTCATGGACCACCTCGAACGCAAATCCCTCAAGCTCGACCAGATCCGCATGGTCATCCTCGACGAGGCCGACCGCATGCTCGACATGGGCTTCGTCGACGACATCCGCACCGTCCTCAGCAAGGCCCCGCCCCAACGCCAGACCGTCTTCTTCTCCGCCACCCTCCCCCGCCCGATCCAGGAACTGATCAAAACATTCACCCGCAACCCCCAAACCCTGCGCATCGAGTCCCAGGCCCTCACCATTCCCTCGATCGATCAGGTCTATTACGAGGTCGACCGCCGGGCCAAAGTCGACGTCCTCTGCCGTCTCATCGACCTGCACGACATCAAATTCGGCATCATCTTCTGCGCCACCAAGATGATGGTCGACGAACTCACCGAACATCTCCTGGCCCGCGGCTACGGCGCCGACAAGATGCACGGCGACATGACCCAGGCCATGCGCGAGCGCACCATGAACCGCTTCCGCAAACGCTCGATCGAATTCCTCGTCGCCACCGACGTCGCCGCCCGCGGGCTTGATGTCGACGACATCGAAGTCGTCTTCAACTACGACCTGCCCAATGACGGCGAGGACTACATCCACCGCATCGGCCGCACCGGCCGTGCCGGACGCCACGGCAAGGCCATCACCTTCGTGGCCGGCCGGGAAATCCACAAACTCCAGTTCATCATCCGCACCACCAAGAGCCGGATCAAACGCGAACGCATCCCCACCGCCGAGGAAGTGGAACAGAAACGCCGCGACGTCTTCTTCGACAACATCCGCGAAACGCTCGAAAAAGGCACCTACACCCGTCACGACGATCTGGTCGACCGCCTGCTCGAACAGGGCCATGCACCGACCGACATCGCTTCCGCCCTCATCGATCTCTTGGCCGGAGGCCAACCCGCTCCGGCCCCCGAGCCCGTCGCCGTCGAGCGCCCCTTGCGTCATGGAAAAGAACGTCCCGATAAACCCGTACGCGCGGAACGCACGGCAACGCACGACCGTGAACGTCCACAGCGGCGGGAAGAAAGACCTGAACCCCGTCCGGCCCCTGCGGAAACGCGCGAAGTCCATGCCGTCTCACACGAGGCAGGCATGGTCCGCGTGGTCCTCAACGTCGGCCGCGACCACCGTGTCATGCCGGGCGACATCGTCGGTGTCATCTGCGGAGCCAGCCGCATCCCCAAGCAGGCCGTGGGTGCCATCTTCCTCAAGACCAAACGCAGCTATGTCGACATCGCCGAATCGGAGGTCAAACAGGTCCTGAAAAAACTCAACGGCATCGAATTCAAAGGACGGAAGCTGAGCTGCGACATCAGCCGCGATGAATCCGCGATATAATTCTTATCCAAACGGATGCTGCTCTTTTTAACATGAAGCGCGCGAAGGCCACGAAGACAGACAGGTATTGGCGGGCAAAACTCCATTCAGCGATCAGGAGTTTGTGCTTCGTGCTTTGCGGTGAACAGCCTTACGGCTCCGGCTGCCGGTGCACCTTCCGGTAATCCCGCGGGGTGACCCCCGTTTCCTTGCGGAAGGCCCGCGAAAAATACAGCGGGTCCCCGTAACCACAGGCGGCGGCGACTTCCGCCACCGCCTTGCGTGTCTCCACCAGCAGGCGTTTGGCCTCGCGGATGCGCAGGCTTTGCAAGTACTGTCCCGGGGCCACCCGCACCACCTGCTTCCATCGCCTCCGGAACGTGGCCGGTGACAAGCCCTGCCTCGCCGCGACCTCGTCCCAGTCCACTTCCTGGGATAAGCGCCGCCGGACTTGTTGCCGGATGGCCGCGACCGCCCGCTCCGCCGGATCGGGTTCGGGATGGGACTGCCCCAAAAGACTGTCCAAGATCATCGATTCGCAGATCCGGTCCACCCGGTCGGCCGATCCTTCGACGGCCCCATCCCCCATGGCCTGCTGCAATTCCTCGCATCTTTCCAACAAACGCCTGACATCCTGGATACGCCAAATGGGTTTGTCCGTGTGGACAAACCCCATCTTCCGGAAGGCCCCCACCAGCCGTCCCGGGTAAACCACGTAGAGTTCCTCCCAGCTCTCATGACCATCGGCCGGGCCGTAGGCCACCGGATCACCCGGCCACTGCATCAACACCGCCGGCGCGGCAAACTTCCACCTTCTCCCTCCCCTCCGGTATTCCCCTCCGCCCGAAAGGATGAAAGAGTAGTTGCAGGTCGGAAAGGTCGTACGGACCCACTCCGTCTTTCGGCCGATGTAGCCTATGGTGGAAACCGGGAAAGGGGACGGATAACGGCGCAACAACGGGGCCCAATGTCTGATCAAAAAGTCCATATTTTCGATTAAAGCCTCCATTCCCCTCTGACAATATCTATCTACGATGAACGGATTACTCCATGAAGCGCAAAGCCCTCATCCTGGCCGGCGGGTGGCCCGGCCACCATCCGGAAAGCATCGCCGACCTCTTCCAAGCAGACTTGGCCACCGCCGGATTCAATGTTCAGGTGGAAAAATCCCTCGATCCCCTGGCCGATGCCTCCCTGCCTACCTATGACCTCATCTTCCCCTGTTGGACCATGGGTCAGTTGACCGACGTACAAAGCAAGGGTCTCCAAGCCGCCGTTCGCAGCGGCTCCGGCCTCGGCGGCATCCACGGGGGCATGGGCGATGCTTTCCGCGGAAACCTCGACTACGAATGGATGGTCGGCGGACACTTCGTCGGCCACCCGCACGTCGGCGATTACACCGTCCGCCTCAGGGTCATCGGTGATGAAATCACCGAAGGCATGCCGGAAGAATTTCCCTACCGATCCGAGCAATACTACATGATGGTCGACCCCGGCATACGCGTCCTGGCAGAGACCGTCTACACCTACGAAGGCCACACCTGTGCCATGCCCGTCGTCTGGACCAAACAATGGGGCGCGGGCCGCGTCTTTTACAATGCCCTCGGCCATGATCCCAAAGAATTCCTCGACCATCCCCACGTCCGCCAGATGACTGTCCGCGGCCTCCTCTGGGCCGCACGTTCCTGAATTGGCACAAGGCAGTTCACCGCGAAGCAGAACCACATGATTGGAAATACCTTTTTTAGTACTCCAACCCCGATGTATAAGGATCGGGGTTGGATTCATGCTCATCGATCGGTGAATGAAGTTTTGCCAGCCAATACCCGTATGCCTTCGCGAACTTCGTGTTCTTCGTGGTAAAACAACCTCATCTAAGCGGCTGAGAACCACCCAACGATTTTTATGAAAACCTACGCCAAAGCCAAAGACATCAAGGTCGGCGTCGTCGGATACGGCGGCGCCTTCAACATGGGACGCCAGCACCTCAAGGAAATGCAGGCCGCCGGCATGACCCCGGTCGCCGTGGCTGAAGTCGACCCCGCACGGCTCGCCGTGGCCACACAGGATTTTCCCGGCATCCAGACCTACGCAACCGTCGCGGAAATGCTGAAGAAGTCCGATGTCGAGTTGATCGTGCTCATCACCCCGCACAACACCCACGCCCCCCTCGCCCTCCAGTGCCTGAAGGCCGGACGCCATGTCGTTAGCGAAAAACCCCTCGCCATCACCACCGTCGAGGTCGATGCCATGATCACCGCGGCCAAAAAATCCGGCGTCATGCTCTCCACCTACCACAACCGCCATTGGGATGGCCGCATCCTCCAGGCGGTCGAACTGGTCAAAAAGAAAAAAACCATCGGCGACATCCTCCGCATCGAATGCCACATGGGCGGCTACAACAAGCCCGGGGATTGGTGGCGCAGCAGCCGCAGCATTTCCGGCGGCATCCTTTACGATTGGGGGGTCCATCTTTTGGAATACTCCTTGCAACTCATCGACGCTCCCGTGACCGAAGTCAGCGGCTTCGCCCACCAGGGCTTCTGGGGCCCCAAGACCCCCTGGGGCAAGGACGCCAATGAAGACGAGGGTTTCGCCGTGGTTCGTTTCCAAAGCGGCCAGTGGCTGACCCTCTGCATCACCCAGATCGATTCCAAGGGCAAGGATGGCTGGGTGGAAATCACCGGCACGAAGGGGACCCTGCTCCTGGACGGCCCGCACTCCACCCTCTACCAACACGCCGACGGAAAATCCCTCACCACCCGCCTGCCCAATCCGAAGGATGAGGGCGCGAGATACTACCAAAACGTGGCCCGCCACTTGGTGAAGGGGGAGAAGCTCGTCATCACCGGCGAATGGTCCCGCCGCCCGATCCACATCCTGGACTTGGCCGCCCAAAGCGCCAAGAAAGGCAAATCCCTCCCGGCCAAATACGGCTGACGCACCTAGATGGAGTCCTCAGAGCGCCAGCGGCTGCGAACTCAGAATACCCAAAGCCTGAAGCAATCCCCTCACTCCGCCCCGGAGGCCTTCATGAGGCGGGCAGCGATGCGCCGCACCCAGCAGCGCGGGACAAATCGAACACTGAAGGAAAAGAGTTCCTGGAAAGCCGAGGTCCAGGCCACGGCGGCTTGGCCCTCCAATTGTCCCATGCCCGCACGCACCACCTCGCCGACCGACTGGCTGCGGGCAAAGAAACGGGGGTTCATCCCGGCCACTTGCTGGAACTCGGTGTCAACCGGGCCCGGACACAGGCAGCCCACATGCACCCCGAATCCGCGCGCTTCCTCGTGAACCGCCTCGGAAAAGGAAACCACGAAGGCCTTGCTGGCGGCATAGACGGCAAAGTACGGCACGGGTTGGAAGGCCGCGGTGGAGGCGATGTTGAGGATGAATCCCGAACGACGTTCGCACATACCGGGGAGAAAGAGTCGGGTCAGGCGCACCAGACTCTCGACGTTGACCCGCAGCATGGCCGTGATGTCGTCCTCGGACATTCGCACCAGCCCGGCCTGTTTGCCCAGGCCGGCATTGTTGACCAATCCACCCGGTGTCGCCCCCAGTGCGGCCACCCGGGCCAAAATCCGGGCCGGTGCATCAGGGTCGGCCACATCTTCGACGAAGATCTCCGCCAAGGGTCCGAGTTCCCGGGCCAGGGACTCCAACCTTTCGTGACGTCGCGCCACCAACAGCACCCGATGGCCACGGGCGACAAAAGCGCGGGCAAAGCCCTCACCGATCCCGCTGCTCGCCCCGGTCACGACCACGATCGATGGTTTCATGCCATTATTCTATCCCGGGGTGGCCAAAAGAAAAGCATTGGCGGGCGCGGAGGCGTTTCTATCCTCCCCCCATGCAACGCGTTGGTCTGGGTTATGATGTCCACCGCCTGGTCACCGGGCGCCCCCTTTTCCTCGGCGGGATCGAGATCCCCCACAGCCATGGTCTCGACGGCCATTCCGACGCCGACGTGCTCATCCACGCCATCGCCGACGCCCTTCTCGGCGCCATCGGCTCGGGCGACATCGGCTTCCATTTCCCCAACAACGACCCCCGCTGGAAGGGTGCTCCCAGCCGGATCTTCCTCGAGGAAATCCGCCGCATGATCGATGCCCAGGGCGGGAAAATCATCAACATCGACGCCTCCCTCATCGCCGAAGCCCCGAAAAT is a window from the Candidatus Methylacidiphilales bacterium genome containing:
- a CDS encoding DEAD/DEAH box helicase — its product is MDKKPFSELGLSPETLKAVEKMGFEEASPIQTLTIPVLLSGSDVVGQSQTGSGKTAAFALPAIECVDPAIRAPQVLILCPTRELAVQVAEEVAKLAIFKKDIRELPIYGGQSYDRQFRGLEQGAQIIIGTPGRVMDHLERKSLKLDQIRMVILDEADRMLDMGFVDDIRTVLSKAPPQRQTVFFSATLPRPIQELIKTFTRNPQTLRIESQALTIPSIDQVYYEVDRRAKVDVLCRLIDLHDIKFGIIFCATKMMVDELTEHLLARGYGADKMHGDMTQAMRERTMNRFRKRSIEFLVATDVAARGLDVDDIEVVFNYDLPNDGEDYIHRIGRTGRAGRHGKAITFVAGREIHKLQFIIRTTKSRIKRERIPTAEEVEQKRRDVFFDNIRETLEKGTYTRHDDLVDRLLEQGHAPTDIASALIDLLAGGQPAPAPEPVAVERPLRHGKERPDKPVRAERTATHDRERPQRREERPEPRPAPAETREVHAVSHEAGMVRVVLNVGRDHRVMPGDIVGVICGASRIPKQAVGAIFLKTKRSYVDIAESEVKQVLKKLNGIEFKGRKLSCDISRDESAI
- a CDS encoding AraC family transcriptional regulator — protein: MDFLIRHWAPLLRRYPSPFPVSTIGYIGRKTEWVRTTFPTCNYSFILSGGGEYRRGGRRWKFAAPAVLMQWPGDPVAYGPADGHESWEELYVVYPGRLVGAFRKMGFVHTDKPIWRIQDVRRLLERCEELQQAMGDGAVEGSADRVDRICESMILDSLLGQSHPEPDPAERAVAAIRQQVRRRLSQEVDWDEVAARQGLSPATFRRRWKQVVRVAPGQYLQSLRIREAKRLLVETRKAVAEVAAACGYGDPLYFSRAFRKETGVTPRDYRKVHRQPEP
- a CDS encoding ThuA domain-containing protein encodes the protein MKRKALILAGGWPGHHPESIADLFQADLATAGFNVQVEKSLDPLADASLPTYDLIFPCWTMGQLTDVQSKGLQAAVRSGSGLGGIHGGMGDAFRGNLDYEWMVGGHFVGHPHVGDYTVRLRVIGDEITEGMPEEFPYRSEQYYMMVDPGIRVLAETVYTYEGHTCAMPVVWTKQWGAGRVFYNALGHDPKEFLDHPHVRQMTVRGLLWAARS
- a CDS encoding Gfo/Idh/MocA family oxidoreductase, encoding MKTYAKAKDIKVGVVGYGGAFNMGRQHLKEMQAAGMTPVAVAEVDPARLAVATQDFPGIQTYATVAEMLKKSDVELIVLITPHNTHAPLALQCLKAGRHVVSEKPLAITTVEVDAMITAAKKSGVMLSTYHNRHWDGRILQAVELVKKKKTIGDILRIECHMGGYNKPGDWWRSSRSISGGILYDWGVHLLEYSLQLIDAPVTEVSGFAHQGFWGPKTPWGKDANEDEGFAVVRFQSGQWLTLCITQIDSKGKDGWVEITGTKGTLLLDGPHSTLYQHADGKSLTTRLPNPKDEGARYYQNVARHLVKGEKLVITGEWSRRPIHILDLAAQSAKKGKSLPAKYG
- a CDS encoding SDR family oxidoreductase, whose protein sequence is MKPSIVVVTGASSGIGEGFARAFVARGHRVLLVARRHERLESLARELGPLAEIFVEDVADPDAPARILARVAALGATPGGLVNNAGLGKQAGLVRMSEDDITAMLRVNVESLVRLTRLFLPGMCERRSGFILNIASTAAFQPVPYFAVYAASKAFVVSFSEAVHEEARGFGVHVGCLCPGPVDTEFQQVAGMNPRFFARSQSVGEVVRAGMGQLEGQAAVAWTSAFQELFSFSVRFVPRCWVRRIAARLMKASGAE
- the ispF gene encoding 2-C-methyl-D-erythritol 2,4-cyclodiphosphate synthase, producing MQRVGLGYDVHRLVTGRPLFLGGIEIPHSHGLDGHSDADVLIHAIADALLGAIGSGDIGFHFPNNDPRWKGAPSRIFLEEIRRMIDAQGGKIINIDASLIAEAPKIVPHLAAMKAALGSALGLDPKRIGIKATTNEGMGFVGRQEGMGAFAVALVDLPEG